The DNA sequence GATTCCGAATGGTTAAGATCGAAAATTCCCGCAGCGCTGGATAGAACGTTGACAGGGCCAAAGAAACTCATCACAAAGGGGGTAGCTGGATGGTCGTAAATATCCTCTGGAGTGCCTACCTGTTCCACCTGACCTTTATTAAAAACAGCAATTTCATCGGCAAGTTCCATCGCCTCTTCTTGATCGTGGGTAACAAAGACAGTGGTAACGTTAACTTTTTCGTGCAGGTGTCGCAGAGAAGCTCGCAGTTCTTTACGAACTTTAGCATCCAAAGCTCCAAACGGTTCATCTAATAAAAGTACTTGCGGATTTACAGCTAAAGTTCTCGCCAAAGCTACCCGCTGTCGCTGTCCGCCAGAAAGTTGAGACGGATAGCGATCGCCTAACCCCCGCAGTTGCACTAAGTCTAACAATTCTTCCACCCGTTCCCGGACATAAAATCTGGACGCTTTGCGTATTTGTAGACCAAAAGCGACATTCTCGCGGACGGTCATGTGCTTAAACAAAGCATAGTGCTGAAACACGAAGCCAATACCCCGCGATTGCACGTTTTCGTAGGTCATGTCTTTACCACTGATTCTAATTCTGCCCGTATCTGGAGTTTCCAGTCCCGCAATTAGCCGCAGTAAGGTGGATTTCCCCGACCCCGAAGGCCCCAAAAGTGCCACCAGCTTGCCACTGTGAATGTGCAAATTTACCGAATCCACTGCCTGAAACGAACCAAATCGCTTTGATACGTCCTCAATCAAAATGCTCATCGCTACTCTTTCCCTAAACTTTTGATAATTGACCCTTGACTCGATCGAAAACCGGATTTCGTTGGCAGACCTTTTTGTTACACCGATTTATCGCCCAATTTACTGTACTTACATACCACATATCCAGATTTTTTGGTAATTTTTGTCAAATTTCTTGACCTTTGCTACAACTGACTACCTGACTG is a window from the Aerosakkonema funiforme FACHB-1375 genome containing:
- a CDS encoding sulfate/molybdate ABC transporter ATP-binding protein — encoded protein: MSILIEDVSKRFGSFQAVDSVNLHIHSGKLVALLGPSGSGKSTLLRLIAGLETPDTGRIRISGKDMTYENVQSRGIGFVFQHYALFKHMTVRENVAFGLQIRKASRFYVRERVEELLDLVQLRGLGDRYPSQLSGGQRQRVALARTLAVNPQVLLLDEPFGALDAKVRKELRASLRHLHEKVNVTTVFVTHDQEEAMELADEIAVFNKGQVEQVGTPEDIYDHPATPFVMSFFGPVNVLSSAAGIFDLNHSESNNSHVFLRPHDVLIQTKAEETAVPAKVKRIVHLGWEVVVELSLRDGQLVTAQLTRDRFTQLQLLQEQSVYVKPKSAKTFPVGVQLTYT